One stretch of Rosistilla oblonga DNA includes these proteins:
- a CDS encoding transglutaminase family protein, with protein sequence MKYRITHTTKYNYSQPVGVCHNKIHLAARSLPQQTVTNFHLLIKPDAFASTCQKDYFGNRVDYFSIQEPHRSLTVTATSNVEVRPITRPPAFTASPPWEDVAQGIAKRRDELSLSAYQFSFASRIVPRDPAYTEYTLASFTKGRPIVEAGLDLTRRIFEDFKYDPRATTVSTPVDVVFKQRAGVCQDFAHLQIACLRSIGLASRYVSGYLRTLPPPGKERLIGNDQSHAWLSLYCGDEIGWVDFDPTNNMIPATDHITIGWGQDYSDLCPIQGVFIGGGKNRMDVSVDVATISPDA encoded by the coding sequence ATGAAGTACCGGATCACCCACACCACAAAATACAACTACAGCCAGCCGGTTGGAGTTTGTCACAACAAGATCCATCTCGCCGCGCGTTCGCTGCCACAGCAAACGGTGACCAACTTCCATTTGTTGATCAAGCCGGATGCGTTTGCGTCGACGTGCCAGAAAGATTATTTCGGCAATCGCGTCGATTACTTTTCGATCCAAGAACCGCATCGCAGCTTGACTGTGACCGCGACCAGCAATGTCGAGGTCCGTCCGATCACGCGGCCGCCCGCCTTTACCGCGTCGCCGCCGTGGGAGGATGTCGCGCAGGGCATCGCCAAACGTCGCGACGAATTGAGCCTATCGGCGTATCAGTTTTCGTTTGCCTCGCGGATCGTGCCACGCGATCCGGCGTACACTGAATATACGTTGGCCAGTTTCACCAAGGGACGGCCGATCGTTGAAGCGGGGCTCGATTTAACGCGGCGGATCTTCGAAGACTTTAAGTACGATCCGCGAGCGACCACGGTCAGCACGCCTGTCGACGTCGTCTTCAAGCAACGAGCGGGCGTCTGCCAAGACTTTGCCCACCTGCAAATCGCCTGCTTGCGATCGATCGGTCTGGCCTCTCGCTACGTCAGCGGATACCTGCGAACGCTGCCTCCGCCGGGCAAAGAGCGGTTGATCGGCAACGACCAATCGCACGCTTGGTTGTCGCTGTATTGTGGCGACGAGATCGGTTGGGTCGATTTCGATCCGACGAATAACATGATCCCTGCCACCGATCACATCACAATCGGCTGGGGGCAGGACTACAGCGATCTCTGCCCGATCCAAGGCGTCTTCATCGGCGGTGGCAAGAACCGGATGGATGTCAGCGTCGACGTGGCGACGATTTCGCCCGACGCTTGA
- a CDS encoding alpha/beta hydrolase family protein — protein sequence MNQTTRPAIRFAISLLTGISLLAGGQFTATPQSLHAEEPAAVQVPHQIAGSFAQLADSAEPTMRWQAETVAEHQQWQQGLQEVVVDLLGKMPERVPLEVKWAEEKKFETFTRHKIYVRTEANYWAPVYYFVPDQRAAPLPAIVCLHGHSGIVPYIGEADSAEAAKKIQDSSLDYAVFLAKHGYVTAAINVRGWNETAGNQDVGIKSLRRSCTQMTMDSLLLGMTPQGLRCWDAMRVIDFLQSRDGEVDPDKIGVAGLSGGGTLSMYLPVLDERVKLAMIAGAFSTYRSSIFPIRHCICNCLPRIMHYAEMADVVALYAPRPVLLINGVDDRIFPIAGAREGFDTLQQVYTLLGKPDNVAADFFDGGHAWSNNKTLEFLQQHFGQPTNAK from the coding sequence ATGAATCAAACCACTCGCCCAGCCATCCGCTTCGCCATCTCCCTGCTGACGGGAATCAGTCTGCTCGCCGGCGGCCAATTCACAGCAACGCCGCAGTCACTGCATGCGGAGGAACCGGCGGCGGTGCAGGTGCCGCATCAGATCGCCGGCAGTTTTGCTCAGCTAGCCGATAGCGCCGAACCGACGATGCGATGGCAAGCGGAAACGGTGGCTGAACATCAGCAATGGCAACAGGGTCTGCAGGAGGTTGTCGTCGATCTGTTGGGCAAGATGCCCGAGCGGGTTCCATTGGAAGTGAAGTGGGCCGAAGAGAAGAAATTCGAAACGTTCACTCGACACAAGATCTACGTTCGCACCGAAGCGAACTACTGGGCGCCGGTCTATTATTTTGTGCCTGATCAACGCGCAGCGCCGCTGCCGGCGATCGTCTGTTTGCACGGGCACAGCGGGATCGTTCCCTATATCGGTGAAGCGGACAGCGCCGAAGCGGCGAAAAAGATCCAAGACAGCAGCCTCGACTACGCGGTCTTCCTGGCCAAGCACGGCTACGTCACCGCGGCAATCAACGTCCGCGGTTGGAATGAGACCGCCGGGAATCAGGACGTGGGGATCAAGAGTCTGCGCCGCAGCTGTACACAGATGACGATGGATTCGTTGCTGCTGGGGATGACCCCACAAGGCCTGCGATGCTGGGATGCGATGCGGGTGATCGATTTCCTGCAGAGTCGCGATGGGGAGGTCGATCCCGACAAGATCGGCGTTGCTGGGCTGTCCGGTGGTGGAACGCTGTCGATGTACCTGCCGGTGCTGGACGAACGGGTCAAGCTGGCGATGATCGCCGGAGCATTCTCGACCTATCGATCATCGATCTTTCCGATTCGCCACTGCATCTGCAACTGTCTGCCGCGGATCATGCATTATGCAGAGATGGCCGATGTCGTTGCACTCTACGCGCCGCGGCCCGTGCTATTGATCAATGGAGTCGACGATCGGATCTTCCCGATCGCTGGAGCCCGCGAAGGCTTTGACACGCTGCAACAGGTTTATACGCTGCTGGGCAAACCGGACAACGTCGCAGCCGACTTCTTCGACGGCGGCCACGCCTGGTCGAACAACAAAACGCTTGAATTCCTGCAACAGCACTTCGGCCAACCGACCAACGCCAAGTAG
- a CDS encoding Lpg1974 family pore-forming outer membrane protein, protein MGLTSIAQGQFGCDASSGCDAVGCGPTTSWSFGAKALFLERADDDVRIFSGANGNFDSDEFDLGFQAGYELNGRYNLNDSNALTVRWMSVDRWSDSHRDLVGPAGNATLNATAPFTFPGVTSIDGVHTSDLHSLELGISRRLTESVRLTTGFRYLEIDDRIGFRLDAAATPTTIDTAAQNRLYGGQVGLESELFRKGKWSLDGFGQVGLFGNAAKQSTLLDTGVVQIRDAGDRGKFSFLAELGLNARRSLTSQLDLVAGYQVMWVTSVAVASDELVHSNFIAPHGVDASDSVFYHGATVGLEYHY, encoded by the coding sequence ATGGGGCTCACTTCCATCGCGCAGGGACAATTCGGGTGCGATGCCTCAAGTGGTTGCGATGCAGTTGGCTGCGGTCCCACCACAAGTTGGAGCTTCGGTGCCAAGGCTCTGTTTTTGGAACGAGCCGACGATGACGTTCGCATTTTCTCGGGAGCCAACGGCAACTTTGATTCCGACGAATTCGATTTGGGATTCCAAGCTGGCTACGAACTCAATGGTCGCTACAACCTCAACGATTCCAACGCGTTAACCGTGCGATGGATGAGCGTCGATCGATGGAGCGACAGCCATCGCGATCTGGTCGGACCGGCAGGCAACGCAACTTTGAATGCGACCGCGCCGTTCACCTTTCCCGGTGTCACGTCGATCGATGGCGTTCACACATCCGACTTACATAGTCTGGAACTTGGCATCAGTCGGCGGTTGACCGAATCGGTCCGATTGACGACCGGTTTCCGTTACCTGGAGATCGACGATCGGATCGGCTTTCGTTTAGACGCCGCAGCGACCCCAACAACCATCGACACCGCGGCGCAGAACCGATTGTACGGTGGACAGGTTGGCTTGGAATCGGAACTGTTCCGCAAAGGGAAATGGTCGCTCGACGGCTTTGGGCAGGTCGGTCTTTTCGGCAATGCCGCAAAACAATCGACATTGCTCGACACGGGAGTCGTTCAGATTCGTGACGCGGGGGACCGTGGGAAATTCTCTTTCTTGGCAGAACTCGGGCTGAATGCACGCAGAAGTCTGACCAGCCAGCTGGATCTCGTGGCGGGCTACCAAGTCATGTGGGTCACATCGGTTGCCGTCGCCTCGGATGAACTTGTGCATTCGAACTTCATCGCCCCGCACGGCGTCGACGCCTCCGACAGTGTCTTCTACCACGGAGCGACAGTGGGCTTGGAATATCACTATTAA